In Victivallis lenta, the DNA window TTTGACGAAACAGACTTATCGAGGTATTTTTCATTACGGAGCCCTCCTTTGGGGTTAGGCAACCGTAATATACTGTTACGGACAAAGTTTGGCTCCGCCTTTTTGGCTAATTGTTAGGACACGTCTGTGATTACCTTATGTTTTATCGATTTCATGATGACAATCGATTTTTGATTTTCAATCTTTTCACTCTAATTTAACACGATTTCTGTACATTACAATGATTCAACGAAACAAACAATTAAGAGGTATCACAACTTATAAGAAATGAAATACTACGGCTTTCGTAACCGGCAGCAACGCTGCGGCGCCCGAAAATGCACGCCTCTCAGAGCAGCCGTGGACATAGTCACCAAGATAGCCCGGTCAATCGTCTCGTCGTGAAAGCGGAGAACCATTTCATCGACGAATTCATCGAGCCTTCATTGACCCATCAGAAAATCCGGGGCACACACCGCCGCCCTCCGGCACTTCAAAGCGAACCGAAAGACAACGGTAGGGCTCCTCCTGTAGTTCTGTGCCTTTCTTGGTATATTCAGTTGCCTTGCATTTGATTTTTTCAATCCTGTTGTCAGTTATCCATGACTGCAAATGATCGAAAAATTCTCCGGCAGACAACTGAAATTTACTGATAAATTCGTTAAAATATCCCTCTGTGAACTAAAAATATTTTCTATAGGGAAATGAGTAAATAAATGTTTTTTACAGATTATTTTCATAACATCGGCCAGTTTCATTTGGAGTGGAACTTCCACATACTACTGCGCTTTCGTTCGAGATTTTGGATTTTCCCCTGAACCTCTTCCCATAGCGTGTCATCGAGGTCCTCCTGCCATTGTTCCAGTTCATGCCGGGAGCGAAATATTTTTATTTCCGGACAATTGGCCTGCATTGTTCGAATCGCGGCATCAGTAAAATCGGGAACGGCAGCGAGCGGCAGGACATCCGCCTGATTCCCGCCAGGAAAGTTGAAGCTGAGAAAAACCAGCTCCGCAGAATCGTTTTGTGAATACATACGGAGTTGCCGCCGCCATTTTTCGACTGTCACTCGGCTGTTTTTATCAGGTTTCGACAACTGATTTATGGTTTCCCGGAACGCCTTATCTATTATCAGGTAATTGAGGTCGAATTTCGAGGTACAGAATAAAAACAGATCCTCATCCGCGATCTCATAGACATGATAAGGGTGCCCATCTTTGAAACTGATCAAAGTCAGCATCCGTTTTTTCGGAGTCCGGAAAAAGCAGGCCTCAAGAAGAATCAGGAAGATCGCGGCGATCAACAAAATTCCCATGATCAACATCGAGAATGCCAGCGGTTCGGAAGAGTCTTTACGAGTATCGCTTCCAGCGAGTATAATCAGGAGCAGCCCGAAACAGCCCGCTTCCAGCACAGGCAACAGTTTTTCATGCTTCATATTCAATACTCCGGAATTGGCCCCGCTGCAGCCGTACCACTGCCGCGGGGCGGGGGGGACTATTTGCCGATAACCGGCGCTTTGGTTTCTTTTTCCAGAACCGAGCGGGTATCGAGGGTACTGCCGAGTTCGATCATATCATCCTCCGGCATATCGAATCCCGGAACGATTTCCTGCGGGAGTTCCGGAGGATAAAGCCGCTCCTCTTCGAGTTTGCGGCGCTGTTCCACCGCTTCGCCGAGTGTGGCGAAGCGCAGAAGTTCCGTTTCGGCATTTTTTTCCACTTCATCGGTGAGGTGAAAGATTTCGCCGATATCACCAGCCGCCTGAACACAAATGGCATACCTGACCGGTGGTGTCGGAGAATCGCCGTCCCGGAATTTCTCCCAGAGCCGATAGTGGCGTTCCGCTTCTTCTTCGGTGTCGAAAGTAAACCGCTCCCGGTAGTTTTCCCCGAGTTCGTCGTGAGTGATTTCCCATCCGGTTTCAGGCGGAAATGGTTCGATATCGTTGAGCTGTACGAAGAAGGGCGCGGTTTCAACCGTGAAGCCGAACCTGGGCTTTGCGGGTGGTTCCGGCTCCCGGCCGGGTACTGCGAGTGGGAGTTCGATCTTCTGCTCGCGCAGCCGCACCAGCTCCGGGTAGAGTTCGACGGCATAGCCGCGCGCGATCTCCCGGCCGAGGGCATCGGCCCCGGCCAGCACCATATCGTAAAGATAATGCGAAGCCGGCAACGGCAACTCCTCCTGAATTTGAGCGCGGGCGATGGCGCCGCCGATCCGGCGGGCCTGGATCAGAAAATCGAGGCGGTTGCGGGAGTCGGCATCCATTTGCGGATGAGCGGCAGCGGCGGCAATCTCCGCCGGAGGTTCCAGTACAGGGAGTTGACGAAGTTCCGACAGGATTTTTTCACGCAGCGGCGCGGACTGAAAACCGTCCTCCTGACGGTGCATTCCGATTTCACAGGTGAGTTTGTCGATGAGTTTCCGGTAATGTTCCATCATTGAAATGCCTTTCTTATTTGATTTGACTGTTGCGCAGAATGTCGAGAGCGGCGTTCCGCGACATCATGGCGGTTTCGTAATCGGGAAAGACCTGAGCGTACAGGTCGTAGCGGGGAAGCGAAATCATCTCCGACTTCTCGCCTCGGGCGGCCGGCGTGATCTCGCCGATCTCCACCCGACCGTCGGAAAAATACCGTTCGCAGTAACGCGCGGGTTCGGGGGATTTTTCGATTTCGGATGCGAAATGTTTCTGATTGGCGAGGAAGCCCCACACCATCGAAATGGGCGTTGCCAGTTCGGCTTCCACCTTGCCGCAGCCGCGCAAGGCGAGAGAGCCGGCCATGGCCCGCCGCGATTCACCGGCTTCGGCTTCCGCTCGCGACAGGATGATATTCCGGAGATAGTGATGCGCCCGGTTCCGGAAAATTTCCTGATTGGTCTCTTCCTCTCGGGTCAGGGAGAGTTCGAGGAGCGTGACGAACAGTTCCATCAGAAAATAGCGTTTTTCGACATCCGGCTCCTGCTGGAGAAAATCGCAGATGTAATTCCGGACGCCGGCGCTTTTCAGAACCGGGTTGGAGAGCGCGGAACGGATCAGCCGCAGGCGCCTGTCCGCCAGTTGGAAGATTTCGATGAATCTCTCCGGCAGGAATCCCGGCTCCGTCTGCATCTCCAGTTCGAGGTTCAGGAACTTGAAGAAGACGCAGTGAAATTTTCCGGCGCACTGCCAGAACTTCAGGTGAAGCCGATCCCATTCGCTTGTCAACTCCATGACGCCGGCCAGCCCCCACTCTTTGATGGTACGGTGGTACTCTTTGTCGGCAGCCAGGTGCCAGACGATCTTGAATGGCGGCGTGATGCCGTACAGCTCGTCCAGAACGGCGGTGCGGCATCCTTTGCCGGTGAGCTTCGCGTGGACGGCCTTGCGCTTGAGCATCAGCAGGAACCCCTGCAGCCTGTGGTCGAACACGTGGGTCTGGAAACAGTCGTTGATCAGTAACATGAATGGAACTCCTTTGTTTGATTGGGTTTGGGAAGCAAAATCAACTGCCGCGATCCGCCGGGAGCAAGATCGAGCCAGCCGGTTCGTTCTTTTTCCGGGGAGCACAACAGTTCGAACATAAATTCTCGGATGGTTCTCTCGACGGAGCTGCGAAGCTCGCGCGCGCCGTTGCGCGTATTGTCGATGGAGCGGATCGTTTCCTCGATCAGATCGGCCGAAAAGCCCCTGATATCGATCCGGTGCGTTCCCCGGTAGACCGGAAGCAGCTGCGCATAGAATTTACGGGCGATCAGCCGCAGGTGTTCCGGCTTGAGCGGCCGGAAGATCAGGATTTCATGGTTGAATTTGCCGAAACGGGCGACGAATTCGGGAGAAAACCGCTCTTTCAACTGCATCTCCAGACTCTGCTGCAGCCGGCGTTCGCTGAGGTGTTTTGCGCTTTGGAAAAGGTGAGCGCCGATATTGGAGGTGGCGATCAGGAAAAAGCGTTCGAGATTGTAGGTGCGATTGTTGTTGAGTGTGATCCGCGCGGCATCCAGCTGCTGCAGAAGGATCGTGAAAAGCTGCGGATGCGCCTTTTCGATTTCATCGTAAAGGATGATGCCCTCGTCGTTCTCTTCGAGGAAGCGCTCAAGACGGCCCGGAGATTTTCCGCCGGGAGTACCGAGCAGGTTGACCAGCGCCTCCTCTCCGGCCTGGCGTGAAAACTCCGACATATCGAGCCGCAGCAGCCGCGCATCGGGCGAACCGTACATGAACTCTGCCGCGGCCCGGACGGATTCCGTTTTCCCCACACCGGTGGGGCCGAGCAGAAACAGGGTTCCGCGCGGCCGGTTGGGAGTGCTGAGTTGGCACCAGCCGTATTTGATGCAGTCGGAAAACGACCCGATGACGGTCTCCTGTCCGATGATCTGCCGGCGCAGAAAAGTTTCCAGACGACGGCTTTTCTCGACGACTTCCCGCATGGTGTCTTTTGAATCTCTGTTCAGGTTTCTCATGGTTAATTAACTCATAAAAATTTGAAATTTTGTTGAGATTTGCTCTTGATGTTTTGAATCCGATATGCTTTATTGATATCGCATAAAGGAGATCTATTCTAAAATTAAATTAAACACATATCATCTTTATTTCAAGCGTATAGCAAAAATAAATCAAATAAAAATCGATAAAAATGAATCATATATAACCATTGTATATCACGGTTATTTATCGTTACGATAATAACGATAAAATAATAGTAAATAATAACGATAAAAAACAAGGAGCGGATAAGATGAAAATGTACCATCAGCTCTCCGACAAAGTGAAAGGCTTCGTGATTTCCGTTGTGATCCTGGGAATGTCGTGGCGGTCGGACGCCTCAATTCAGCAGGTGACGCTGGACCAGGGTCTCGGTTTTGTGGGGTATTTCATAATCGGGATGATCATGCTGACGAGCCTGATTCTGATCGGAGTCGGTGGGTATCAGCTCAGCCAGGATTCCGGACGCGGCAAAATGACGATTGCCGGCGGCGTACTGACCCCGGTGTTTCTGGCGGTGGTCTATTGGATCTTCAAAAATATCCTGAACATCGACCTGGATTTCATTTCCAATCTGTGAGGAGCCGGATATGAACGAGGAAATTTTGATCGTAATCAACCGCAATCCCGGCCAGGCGGTTCACTCGGTCGTGAAACTGTTCGGCATCCGCATTCGGGGCAACAGCGTCTACATCTTTTTCGGCGGCCTGCTCGCCGGGGTGCTGCTGGCCATGGCGGCTTATCAGGTCAGCATTCTGCTGGCGGCGATGTTGCTGGTTGCGCCGGCAGCTGCTGCGGTCGTTTTCATCCGGATGTTCGTGGCCAACAAACCGCGCGGTTATTTCGGCTTCTGGCTTGAGGAACGTTTTCGCGGTTCCAAACTCAATCCGCCGCAGAAAGCAGGAGGTAACCATGCGTCTGCCTAATGCGTACATCGTACAGACAGCGAATCCGCAGGAGAGTTTTCTGGTCTACGGGGAACTCAACTCCAGGGGATTTGCAGCGAAAGGCTACCGGCTTGAGGTGCCGAATCTCGACAATGCGGGCAATGCGCTGAAGAACGATCTGTTCATGCGCCTGTCGGGCTGGCTGGCTTCGCAGAGCCTCGATAAGCGCATCCAGATCCGCTATACGCGGGATGCGGACTACCGGGATATTCTGGAACGGTACAAAGAGGACACGGAACAGTATGCCGCCGATCTCTGGAGCCGGAAAATCCGCTCTGAGAATTATGATGATTTCATGCGGCGAATTGCGGAACGCAGACTGTACCGGGAGTATGTTTCCGTATATTTCAGCAGGGAGCTGCGTCAGTTTATCGGTTCGGATTTCATACCGGAACAGGAACAGGACAGGCGCCAGTTTGAACGGGAAGTGACTACCGCCTTTGAAGCAGACCGGACGGAACTGCAGCAATTTTTGAATCAGCCGGTAACTCCGTTGGATCACATCGGACTGTACAAGGAATACTACCGCGCGGTCAATAAATCGGCGTTCGATCTGGATATCGATTACGAGGCGGATTTTGAGGCGGATCTCGCCGGAATCTACCGTTGCGGCTATGCGAAAACTTCTTCCGAACCTGGTGCGGTGAGTTTTCACTCGGACGGCTATTTCCACAATATCTTCACACTCCATGACTTTCCGAAAAGCGACCTGACGCCGTTCGCCGGCAACCGCCTGCTGGGAAACGATATTCAGAATTTGACGATAGCAGTCAATATTGAACCGCTGGACACGGAAAAGGTCATTGAACAGAAACAGAAGCACTGGCGCCGGGTGCGAGCGGACCTGCTGGAAGAAGAGAGCGAAGTTGCGGCCTCCGCCGGTCTGGATGAGCTGACCGAGCACATTTACCGGCTCGGCAAGGGAGAGGATTCGCCTTTCCGGATTGAGTATGTGATCCATACCTGGAATAAGGATGCCGCTGAACTTCAGAGCGACAGCATGATTCTGCGGCAGGCTGCGACTTCAATGCTGACCTCGCTGGACTCCTATGAACTCGGTCTGCAGTCCATGCACAATTTCCTGAAGACGCTGCCGGGATACTCCTGGTATAAGCGGCATGATGCGGCATTGGACTGCATGCACCGCCCGCTGGCGGCCATGCTGCCGTTTTCCTGTTCATTTGTCGGGAAAGGCGCGGAGGGAAATATTCTGTTCGGAGGCGATCACTGCAATCTGATGACCTTTTCGTTTTTCGACGGCGACACGCCGCAGCATACGCTTTGCCTGGGGCAGACGGGATCGGGGAAGTCGGTCAATTTCGTATCGATTCTCTCGCAGGCATACTACCAGTTTGCCAAGGTCGTGATCATCGAAGAAGGCGGCAGCTACTACAACCTGACGCGGATTCGCGGGAATGAGGCACAATATATTGTGATCGACCCGAATGCCAACCAGACGTTGAACTACTTTGACACCGGCGGCCTGCCGCTGACTCCGGGACAGTTCGAATTTGTGACGGCGTTTCTGACCGCCATGTGCGGCGAGAGCAGCGACTTGGAGGTGATTCAGGACCGGACCGCTCTCATCAGCCCGTTCGTCGCGGCAGTCTATACGGATGCGTATGTCGAATGGCGCAACCGGAACCGCGAAGGGCTCGAACGGGCTGCCCGGATGGCGTTGTCCGTGGAAAAACTGATTCCGTCCATGCCGATCGACCGAAATACTGCGCTGGACGCTTGGATCGAACTGCGGGATGCGCTGGCTGCCCCGGCGGAGAGTCCGGATGAGGCCCGGCGCAAACTACAGGAACTTTACAATTCGTGGACGATCCGGGAACTCAATGACTACATCATCGAGGATTCCGAAATGCTGCGCAATATTTCGTATGCGTATATGGCGAAGTCGGATATGCCCTATCACAGTCAGCTGGTGGAGGCGCTGCGCGAAACTTCGCTGCTGCATCTGGATCGCTCCGACCTGAACCGGGTCGCGGCCCGGCTGGCGGTCTATTCCGTTGAAAGCGGCAAAGGCAGTCTGTTCGACGGTGAAACGACGGTGGATCTCGGCAGACGATGGGTTCATATCGAACTCGGAAAAATCGCGCAGAGCGGTGCCGTACTGCGGAATCTGGTCGGGATCGTGATCAACAATCTGGTGATGAACCAGATCATCAATATGCCGCGCGGCAGCGCCAAACTGTATTTGTTTGAGGAGCTGGCCCGATTGCTCGCCACGGTTCCCGGAGCGGCGGAGATCGTCAAGCAGTCTTATGCCCAGTTGCGGAAATACAAGTGCGTGGCGGTCACGATCACGCAGTCCGCCGCCCAGATGACGCAGAGCGGCGTGGGGCAGATCGTTATGACGCAGAG includes these proteins:
- a CDS encoding AAA family ATPase, whose amino-acid sequence is MRNLNRDSKDTMREVVEKSRRLETFLRRQIIGQETVIGSFSDCIKYGWCQLSTPNRPRGTLFLLGPTGVGKTESVRAAAEFMYGSPDARLLRLDMSEFSRQAGEEALVNLLGTPGGKSPGRLERFLEENDEGIILYDEIEKAHPQLFTILLQQLDAARITLNNNRTYNLERFFLIATSNIGAHLFQSAKHLSERRLQQSLEMQLKERFSPEFVARFGKFNHEILIFRPLKPEHLRLIARKFYAQLLPVYRGTHRIDIRGFSADLIEETIRSIDNTRNGARELRSSVERTIREFMFELLCSPEKERTGWLDLAPGGSRQLILLPKPNQTKEFHSCY